ATCGCGCAGCCGCCGTCGACCTTGAGGCACTTCTCAAGGTAGGCCTGCACGGCCGAGTCATTGGGGACACCATAAATCGCCCCATTGGCGCTGCGCGCATAGAGCACGGGATCGCCGAGCTCGATCAGCTCCATACCCGTCGGTTCGCGGATCTCGATGGCCGAAAGCATCTGCCCGTGCCATTCGATGGGTGTTTTTAACGTAACAGTCTTTATGGTCATGTTGGTTATCCTGAGTTCGGTTGAATGGAGGTGTGCCGCCGCGGCGATCAGTCGTCGCGGACGTTCTGCATGAGAGTCTGAACGGGGTCGGCGTCGCAAATGTTGGCGACAAAGGCGGACCTGATGCTGGTCAGATCATTGCCGCTCGCGAACGCGGCACCGCCGCGATGATCCGCATGGCCGGAAGGTCCGACTTGCGCATATTCGCGCCGCAGCGCGCCGCGGAGCTGGTTCGGCGCCGGCGTAGGGCTCGCGTTCATTTTGGCGATCGCCGCGAGGCGGGAACCGATAGCGCTGTCGATGATCTCGGCATCTGACGGCACCGGCCGATGGTGTTTCAACTGATAATTCTTGCGATTCATCTGGCATTCCTTGAGGAAGAGCCGTTGGGCGGCGCCGAGCCAAGCGCGCCACCCAACCAATCGATCGCCGCGCACAGGCTACGCGGCGTTCGAATTAGTGATGCGTAGGTGCAACGAAGTTGGGATTTACGGCCTTCATCTCGTCGTTGAGCGCAGCGGCGATCTCGCCCCACACCACAGCCGTCGGCATTACGATCGGTTGGGCCGCTGCCGTAGCATCGGCAGGGCCGAGGCGGCGCAGCAGGAATGAGCCTGGCGCCGCAACTGCGCCCTTCGCGCCGATGGCCAAGACTTCGAGCGCCTGCTCGACGGACAGATCCGTTTTGAACGCGAGATGCTGTGCGAATTCTGGATACTTCATCGCGTCCGCCGCGCAGAGAATTGCGGCTAGGCGATCTTTTTCGCTGATGGGTAATTTTGCCATGGGGATTTCCTTTGCTGGTTGAACTTGTTCCGGATGCGCCGGAGCGCAGCGCGTCCTCGGCGAGAGAAGCACCTCGCGTTCGGCAACGAGCTTCGTGAATTTTTGCACGTCGGGATCAGCGGTGCAGATCGATGGTCCTTCGACCGCGCCGCGGAGCCGATCCATCTCCGAATTGAGTGCATCGAGGTGCGTGCGCTCCGGCTCGTTTTGGAGAACCTCAAGTCTCCTCTTGGCAGATGCCAGATTGATCTCTGAAATGTGCGAGCCGCCAACCGCGACCACCTGTTCCCAGAAAGAAACGTCATCGCGAGCGGCCTTGATCTCCTCATCTACTGATCCCACCATTTTTACTTCTCCTTTCCGCTCGGCCGCCTCAGCCAATTGACCGGTCGAGAGACTCGGCGAGCGATTTCTTGATGGCGGCAAGGCTCTCTTTGTTGAGCGGCCATAGCTGGCCGCCATCGAGCCCCGGAATAAAAGCCTGGTTGAAGTCGCGCATGCCGACCAATGAAGCAGGATATTGGAGGGTAGAGTCGCCTTTGTGGGGAGAATGCATGAAGCGACTACGGAAGCTCCAGGCATCATCGTCGAAGCGCTTGAGCTCTACGAGGATTTTAACGATGGCAGCGCAGTGATGCGTGTAATCCGAACGAAGAGTTTTCGCGAGCGCTTCGCCGCGCGCATTCAGTTCGTCGTGCTGGAACTGCCATTCCGCCCCACCCAATGCCGCTCCTGACTCTGCGAGAGCGGTCTCGGCTTGCGCCACCAATCGCGTCGCGATCTCGAGTTTGAGTG
The Methyloferula stellata AR4 DNA segment above includes these coding regions:
- a CDS encoding phage tail assembly protein, with translation MTIKTVTLKTPIEWHGQMLSAIEIREPTGMELIELGDPVLYARSANGAIYGVPNDSAVQAYLEKCLKVDGGCAILALLPLADGIAIKEALLGFFHVAAAEG